A window from Vespa velutina chromosome 13, iVesVel2.1, whole genome shotgun sequence encodes these proteins:
- the LOC124953886 gene encoding N6-adenosine-methyltransferase non-catalytic subunit yields MLQTLRERSQKRKKLLAQTLGVSSVDELRQILGTDIDDVQKKKGKLLSEKSESTVKDLKDDTVPTDEIVYKDSSTFLKGTQSSNPHNDYCQHFIDTGQRPQNFIRDVGLADRFEEYPKLRELIKLKDDLIADTATPPMYLKTDLLTYNLKELNCKFDVILIEPPLEEYQRTCGATNVQLWNWDQIMELDIGEVAANRSFVFLWCGSSDGLDMGRFCLRKWGFRRCEDICWIRTNINNPGHSKNLDSKAVLQRTKEHCLMGIKGTVRRSTDGDFIHANVDIDLIISEEPEYGSIEKPVEIFHIIEHFCLGRRRLHLFGRDSTIRPGWLTVGPELTNTNFNADLYTGYFSNGQITTGCTERIEALRPKSPPPKGKVSGRGRGGFNRGRGRGR; encoded by the exons atgttGCAAACACTACGGGAACGTtcgcaaaaaaggaaaaaactacTTGCACAAACg cTTGGAGTTTCTAGTGTAGATGAATTAAGACAAATTTTGGGTACCGACATAGACGacgtccaaaaaaaaaagggaaaactaTTATCTGAAAAATCGGAAAGCACTgttaaagatttaaaagatGATACAGTGCCTACGGATGAAATTGTTTACAAGGATTCATCtacatttttaaaa GGGACACAATCATCCAATCCACATAATGATTATTGCCAACATTTTATAGACACTGGTCAAAGACCACAAAACTTTATAAGAGATGTAGGATTAGCTGATAGATTTGAGGAATATCCTAAACTAAGAGAACTAATCAAGTTAAAGGATGATCTAATTGCAGACACTGCTACACCTCCGATGTATCTCAAAACTGATCTCCTTACTTACAATTTAAAAGAACTCAATTGTAAATTTGATGTTATTCTTATAGAACCGCCATTGGAAGAGTATCAAAGAACATGCGGTGCAACAAACGTACAGTTATGGAACTGGGATCAA ATAATGGAATTAGACATCGGTGAAGTAGCCGCTAATCGaagttttgtatttttatggTGTGGAAGTAGCGATGGTCTAGATATGGGACGTTTCTGTCTCCGGAAATGGGGTTTCAGACGTTGCGAAGACATTTGTTGGATtcgtacaaatattaataatccaGGACACAGTAAGAACTTAGATAGTAAAGCTGTGCTTCAAAGAACTAAAGAGCATTGTTTAATGGGTATTAAGGGAACAGTGAGAAGATCTACAGATGGAGATTTTATTCATGCAAACGTTGACATCGATTTGATAATATCGGAAGAACCTGAATATGGATCCATTGAAAAGccagtcgaaatatttcatataattgaaCATTTTTGCCTTGGTAGACGAAG attACATTTATTTGGACGTGACAGCACAATTAGACCAGGTTGGCTCACCGTTGGACCAGAATTaacaaatacaaattttaatgcTGATCTCTATACTGGTTATTTTTCTAATGGCCAAATAACCACAGGATGTACAGAACGTATAGAGGCTCTTAGACCAAAATCTCCACCACCTAAAGGCAAGGTTTCTGGTCGAGGTAGAGGTGGTTTTAATCGTggtagaggaagaggaagatga